DNA from Kitasatospora acidiphila:
CCGAGCAGATCCTCCAGGACGTTGAGGTAGTCGCGCGCCAGGGCGCGGCCCCGCTCCTCGTGGGTGCCGCCGCGGGCCGGAGTCTGGAGCGCGGCGGCGAGGTCCCGGGAGAGCTGGAGCAGCGAGACCGGGTGGTAGGCGGCGGACGGCCCGGGGCGGCCGCTCGGGGTCAGGTGGACGAGCACCGGGTCAGCGGAGCAGCCGAGTGCGGCGGGCCGGCCCTCGGCGGCCCGGATCCGCAGCTCCACCAGCAGCGTGAAGCGCGGGCTGCTCACCAGCAACGGGCCGCCCGCCCGGACCGTCGCCCCGGCCTCGGCCAGTGCGGCGGTGTCGGCCGCGAGGTCCGGTCGCCGGGCGCGGCGCAGCAGGGCGGCGAGCAGGGTGCTGCCCAGGCCGTGGCTGCCGTGCGGGTCGAGCAGGAAGGCGAGGTAGCGCTGGTGCGCGGCCTCCAGGCCGCCGTGGCCGAGCACCGCGAGGGCGGTGGAGGGTCCGTGCGGCCAGCGTCCGCCGGCCCGCAGCGCGGCCAGCTCGGCGGTCCGCCGCTCCCAGGCGGCCGCACCCGTCGCCGCCGTGTCCGCTCCCACCCCGGTCATGCCGCCGACTCTACGCCCCGGGCGGCGGACGTGATCAACTGCGTCGAGCGCCTGAGGCCAGTACGTGAGACCTGACGAACCGTCGACTGCCGGGCCAGGAGGCCGATATGACGTCCCGCGTCCGCAGCATCGCCTTCGACTGCCACGACCCTCCCCCAGCCTTCGGCCGGGGGGAGAGTTCTGCGTGGAGCGCAGCTCGATCGAGCGCGCGGCCGCCCGGCAGTGAGCGTCCGGGGTGCCCGGTGGGCGGGCACCCCGGACCCGGATCAGAGCTCGGCGCGGAAGGCCTGCGCCACCGACAGGAAGATGTCGTTGGCGGCCGTCTCGCCGATGGTGACGCGCACCCCCTCGCCGGGGAACGGCCGGACGATCACACCGGCCGCCGCGGCCGCCGCCGCGAAGTCCATGGTGCGGTCGCCGAGGCGCAGCCAGACGAAGTTGGCCTGCGACTCGGCGAGCTCCCAGCCCTGCTCGGCCAGCGCGGCGGCGACCCGGGTGCGCTCCTCGACCAGCGCCGCCACCCGGACCAGCAGCGCGTCCTCGGCGTGCAGCGAGGCGACCGCCGCGTCCTGGGCGAGCTGGCTGACGCCGAACGGGACGGCGGTCTTGCGCAGCGCGGTGGCCACCGGCTCGTGGGCGATCGCGAAGCCGACCCGCAGGCCGGCCAGGCCGTAGGCCTTGGAGAAGGTGCGCAGCACGCAGACGTTCGGGCGGTCGCGGTAGAGCCCGATGCCGTCCGGCACCTGCTCGTCGCGCAGGAACTCGCGGTAGGCCTCGTCGACCACGACCAGGATGTCGCTCGGCACGGCGTCCATGAACCGCTCCAGCTCGGCGCGGCGGATGGCGACGCCGGTCGGGTTGTTCGGGTTGCAGACGAAGATCAGCCGGGTGTGCGGGGTGATCGCGGCCAGCATCGCGTCCAGGTCGTGCGCCTCGTCGGCGGTGAGCGGCACCTGGACCGGGGTGGCGCCGGCGACCTGGGTGATGATCGGGTAGGCCTCGAAGGAGCGCCAGGCGAAGATCACCTCGTCGCCCGGGCCGGCGGTGGACAGCACCAGCGACTGGGCCACCGAGACCGAGCCGGTGCCGAGCGCGATGTGCTCGGCGGGCACGTCGAACCGCTTGGCCAGCTCCTCGGTGAGCTCGGTGGCGGCCATGTCCGGGTAGCGGTTGATGGCACCGGCGGCAGCGACCGCGGCCTCCAGGACGCCGGGCAGCGGCTCGTAGGGGTTCTCGTTGGAGGAGAGCTTGAACGCGTCAGCACCGGCCGGCTTGCCGGGCTTGTAGCTGGGAATGCCGTCGAGGCTCGGCCTCAGGCGCGGGCCCTGGTCTGCCGTACCGCTCACGATGGTGCTCCTTCACTCTCTGGGAACGCCCGGTAGGGCGTGCACCAGGGCTGCGTGCGCGCCCCGGCGCTCGTTTGCGCGCCGGTCGCACACGCGGCGTTCGGTCCCCGGTCGGGTGCTCAGAACGATACCGAGCACGCTCACCCATCAGAGTGAGATGTCCGGCCGGAACACCGACCCAGATCAGCCATTGTCGCTCGTTCCAATGGCACATGTCAGAGGTATTCGGCCTAAATCAGACCATCGATCCAAGGGGTCGAATGCGTCGACAGCGAGGAGAAACGGTTCTTCCGAGGCCGCGGCACAGGTGGTTCAACCAATGCCTGACGCACCATACGATCGGTGGCGCCATGACAGCAGCAGCCAACCAGAGCGGTCGGCGGGCCACCACCTCACGACGTCTGGAACGGGCCGGCATCCGGGATGTGGCAGCAGCCGCCGGAGTGTCGATCACCACCGTCTCCGACGCGCTGAACGGGAAGGGCCGCCTGCCCGACGAAACCCGCAGCCGGGTGCGCGAGGTCGCCGAGCGCCTCGGCTACCGCCCGTCCGCCGCCGCCCGGACGCTGCGCACCGGCCGCTCCGGGCTGATCGGACTGACCGTCACCACCTACGGCGAGGAGCCGTTCACCTTCACCGAGTTCGCCTACTTCGCCGAGATGGCCAGGGCCGCCACCAGCGCCGCGCTCGGCCGCGGCTACGCCCTGGTGGTGCTGCCCGCCTCCTCCCGGCACGACGTGTGGAGCAACGTGGCGCTGGACGGCACCGTGGTGATCGACCCGGCCGACCAGGACCCGCTGGTCAGCGAGCTCTACCGGTCCGGCGTGCCGGTGGTGAGCGACGGCAAGCCGGGCAACTGCCCGGTCACCGCCTGGGTGGACAACGACCACGAGGCCGCCGTGCTGGAGATCCTGGACCACCTCAGCGAGGCCGGCGCCCGCCGGATCGGCCTGCTCACCGGCACCAGCACCGACACCTACACCCGACTCAGTACCGAGGCCTATCTGGCGTGGTGCGCCCACGTCGGCCAGGAGCCGGTCTACGAGGCCTACCCGGCGCACGACCCGGCCGCCGGGGCGGTGGCGGCCGACCGGCTGCTGGCCCGCCCGGACCGGCCGGACGCGGTCTACGGCCTGTTCGACCCGAACGGCACCGACCTGCTGGCCGCCGCCCGCCGCTACGGCCTGCGGGTGCCGGACGACCTGCTGCTGGTCTGCTGCAGCGAGAGCGACGTCTACGCGGGCACCGAGCCGCCGATCACCACCCTCTCGCTCAAGCCGCGCCGGATCGGCACCACCGTGGTCAACCTGTTGATCGACGCGATCGAGGGGGTCGACTCCGGTACCGGAGTGGACGTCTCCCGGCTCTTCCAGCCCCGCTACCGGACCGCCGGCAGCGGTCCGCCACCGGGCACGCTGATGCCGACCGAGCTGATCGTGCGGGCCTCCTCGCAGCGCCGCAGCCCCCGAACCACCATCAGCGCTCCGCGCGCCCCGGGCGAGGTCTGACACCGCGCGGGGCCGTTCGCAGAGATTCCCCCTAAATCGATTGGATGGCCACCGGGTGAGGACGACGGGAGAGTGGTCTTCCTATGATGGGCGGATGACACCCGAGGACCGCTTCCCCGGGCCTGAACCGCACCACTCAGGCCGCCACCCGCACCAGGACCTCGACGTGCTGCCGTACGGCTCGTACTACGAGCCCAACACCCCTGCGGATTACCCCGGTTCGCCCGGCGACCCGGAGAGCCGGCCGACCGGGACCGACGCCACCTACAGCGGGTACGGCGGCGCGCGCTACCTGGAGCAGCACTGGCCGGTGACCGGGCACGCCACCCCCACCCAGCCGATCTTCCAGGCGCCCGAGCCGCCCGCCATGCAGACCGAGGACCCGCCGACCATCGAGCTCGGCCCGCCGATCAGCGAGGACGACCTGCGCCCCGCGCCGCAGCTGCCGCCGATCGGCGAGCCGGGGCCGGTCGGCCCGCTCTTCGTGGTCGGCGATGTGCACGGCTACCTGGACGAGCTGCTCGGCGCCCTGCACCAGCAGGGCCTGGTCGACGCGGACGGCCACTGGTCGGCCGGGCGGGCCCGGGTCTGGTTCCTCGGCGACTTCACCGACCGCGGTCCGGACGGCATCGGTGTCATCGACCTGGTGATGCAGCTGGCCGCCGAGGCGGCCGCGGCCGGCGGCTACTGCCGGGCCCTGATGGGCAATCACGAACTGCTCTTCCTCGGTGCCCACCGGTACGGCGACGAGCCGGTGCAGTCCACCGCCGGCACCGCCTCGTTCCGGGCCGCCTGGCTGCTCAACGGCGGCCAGCAGCACGACCTGGAGCGGCTGCAGGGCCACCACATCAGCTGGCTGAAGCGGCTGCCGGCGATCGCCCTGGAGGACGGCCACCTGCTGCTGCACTCCGACACCACCGCCTACCTGGAGTTCGGCGACTCGATCGCCGAGGTCAACGACGCGGTGCACAACCTGCTGGCCGACGAGGGCGCGGACGAGTGGTGGGACGCGTTCCGCCGGTTCACCAAGCGGTTCGCGTTCCGCGGTCCCGGCGGGCCGATGGCGGCCGGCGAGCTGCTCTCCACCTACGGCGGCCACCGGGTGGTGCACGGGCACAGCCCGATCCCGTACCTGACCGGCGAGGCCACGGCCGACACCGGCGAACCGCCGTACGTGCCCGGCCCCTACATCTACGCCGACGAGCTCGCGGTGGCGATGGACGGCGGGGTCACCATGGAGGGCCGGCTGCTGGTGGCGCGGCTTCCGGTGGACTGACGGTCCATCAGCGCGAAGGCCCGGGCTGACCCTCCGTCGGTCCGGGTCCGCCGGGCCCGGACCCGGGCCCGAGTCGGCCGGCTTCCGCGAATGCGACGTTGGCCGCGCACAGCAGCGCGAACCCCAGCCCCGGCAGCCAGCCGACCACCGTGCCCAGCGCCGCCGAGGCGGCCAGGAAGACCACCGCCTTGACCGCCAGCACCCCCGGCAGCGGCAGCCGCACGGCGGCCCGGGGCGAGGCGTAGCGGCCCCAGAGCACCGCGGCCAGCACCGGGCTGCCGAGGCCCAGCAGCAGCCGGCCGGCCGGTCCGGGCCCGATCGTCCAGCCCCACCAGGCCAGCCAGGCCAGCGCGGCCAGCTCCAGCAGGAACGCCAAGCCCTCGTTGGCGTACCAGGCGCCCCGCAACCCCCGTGATCCCATGCCCGGCAGGGTAGGGGAAATCCGGTTGCCCGGAACAGGGAACGATCACACGATGGCGGAATGTCGGATCTGCTCCAGCGCGTGACCGCCTTCCGCGCCGCCTTCGCCCGCCGTCAAGCCCTCGAGACCGTCGAACTGCCGGGCGCATTTGCGATCCGCCACCCCGGCTTCCCCCGCTCCCAGGAGCAGAACCAGCTGTTCGTGCCCGGGCCCGAGGCCGACCCGGCGGCGCTCCCCGCGCTCGCCGCGCAGGGCCTGGGGGACCGCCGGGACTACCGGATCAGCGTGCTGGACGAGGAGCTCGGCCGGCGGGCCGAGCCGGTGCTGGCCGCCGCCGGGTACGGCCTGGACGTCGAGCTGGTGCTGGCCCGGGACACCGCCGGGTGCGTGCGCCCCGAGCCGGCCGCCGAGCCGGTCTCGATGGCCGAGCTGCGGGAGGCGGTGCTCGCCCAGCAGCTGCGCTGGTGGCCGGGGGACGATGAGCTGGCCCGGCAGCTGCACGGGCGGCGCGCGGCCCGGCTGCACGGCGCCGAGGAGGTGCTCTTCCTGGCGGTGCGGGCGCCGGACGGCGAGATCGCCGGCTGGGCCGACCTCTACCTGGACCGCGCCGCCGGGCTGGCCCAGCTGGAGGACCTGGTGACCGCCAAGCCGCACCGCGGGCAGGGGCACGGTGACACCCTGCTGGCCACCGGCCTGGCGCTGGCCGCCGAGGCGGGCATCCCGCAGCTCTTCCTCAACGCGGACGCGGCGGACTGGCCCAAGGACTGGTACGCCCACCGCGGCTTCCGGCAGATCGGGCGCAACTACAGCTTCCTCCAGATGCGTTGACGGCTCGGCGGCCGCCGTTGGTGGGTCGGCGGCCGCCGTTGGTGGGTCGGCGGCCGCCGTTGGTGGGTCGGCGGCCGCCGTTGGTGGGTCGGCGGCCGCCGCCCAGGGCTCAGCGGCGGCCGCGGCCGCCGAGCGGCGGGATCAGCTCCAGCTCAACCGCCTTGTTCACCGCGTCGATCCGCGAGACCGCGTCCAACTTGCCGAAGATGTTGCGCAGATGGCGCTTGACGGTGCCCTCGGTGATGCCCAGCCGGGAGCCGATCTGACGGTTGCTCAGCGCCTGGGCGGTCCACTCCAGCACCTCCACCTCGCGCTGCGACAGCCCGCCCGGCAGCTCGTCGTCCGCCGCCTCACCGCCCTGCCACACGCTCCCCGGGCTGACCGAGACGGTCACCGTGTGCTTGCCCTCGTCCCGCTGGCGGACCGTGGCGACCAGGGTCTGGCGGCTGACGCTCTTGTGCAGGTAGCCGCAGACGCCCAGCGCCAGCAGCTCCTGCACCAGGCGGCGCCCGTCGTCCATGCTGAGCACGATGATCCGCAGCTCGGGCTGCTGGGCGAGCAGCCGGCGGACCGTCACCGGCGGGTCGTTCTCCGGCATCTCGATGTCCAGCAGCAGCACGTCCGGGCGGTGCCGGGCGGCCAG
Protein-coding regions in this window:
- a CDS encoding GNAT family N-acetyltransferase — translated: MSDLLQRVTAFRAAFARRQALETVELPGAFAIRHPGFPRSQEQNQLFVPGPEADPAALPALAAQGLGDRRDYRISVLDEELGRRAEPVLAAAGYGLDVELVLARDTAGCVRPEPAAEPVSMAELREAVLAQQLRWWPGDDELARQLHGRRAARLHGAEEVLFLAVRAPDGEIAGWADLYLDRAAGLAQLEDLVTAKPHRGQGHGDTLLATGLALAAEAGIPQLFLNADAADWPKDWYAHRGFRQIGRNYSFLQMR
- a CDS encoding metallophosphoesterase, which produces MTPEDRFPGPEPHHSGRHPHQDLDVLPYGSYYEPNTPADYPGSPGDPESRPTGTDATYSGYGGARYLEQHWPVTGHATPTQPIFQAPEPPAMQTEDPPTIELGPPISEDDLRPAPQLPPIGEPGPVGPLFVVGDVHGYLDELLGALHQQGLVDADGHWSAGRARVWFLGDFTDRGPDGIGVIDLVMQLAAEAAAAGGYCRALMGNHELLFLGAHRYGDEPVQSTAGTASFRAAWLLNGGQQHDLERLQGHHISWLKRLPAIALEDGHLLLHSDTTAYLEFGDSIAEVNDAVHNLLADEGADEWWDAFRRFTKRFAFRGPGGPMAAGELLSTYGGHRVVHGHSPIPYLTGEATADTGEPPYVPGPYIYADELAVAMDGGVTMEGRLLVARLPVD
- the hisC gene encoding histidinol-phosphate transaminase encodes the protein MSGTADQGPRLRPSLDGIPSYKPGKPAGADAFKLSSNENPYEPLPGVLEAAVAAAGAINRYPDMAATELTEELAKRFDVPAEHIALGTGSVSVAQSLVLSTAGPGDEVIFAWRSFEAYPIITQVAGATPVQVPLTADEAHDLDAMLAAITPHTRLIFVCNPNNPTGVAIRRAELERFMDAVPSDILVVVDEAYREFLRDEQVPDGIGLYRDRPNVCVLRTFSKAYGLAGLRVGFAIAHEPVATALRKTAVPFGVSQLAQDAAVASLHAEDALLVRVAALVEERTRVAAALAEQGWELAESQANFVWLRLGDRTMDFAAAAAAAGVIVRPFPGEGVRVTIGETAANDIFLSVAQAFRAEL
- a CDS encoding response regulator — its product is MTAPAAPEPPTGVRAAEGPATVRILVADDHTLLREALCELLATEPGFEVVAQAGTGTETVALAARHRPDVLLLDIEMPENDPPVTVRRLLAQQPELRIIVLSMDDGRRLVQELLALGVCGYLHKSVSRQTLVATVRQRDEGKHTVTVSVSPGSVWQGGEAADDELPGGLSQREVEVLEWTAQALSNRQIGSRLGITEGTVKRHLRNIFGKLDAVSRIDAVNKAVELELIPPLGGRGRR
- a CDS encoding YrdB family protein; translated protein: MGSRGLRGAWYANEGLAFLLELAALAWLAWWGWTIGPGPAGRLLLGLGSPVLAAVLWGRYASPRAAVRLPLPGVLAVKAVVFLAASAALGTVVGWLPGLGFALLCAANVAFAEAGRLGPGSGPGGPGPTEGQPGPSR
- a CDS encoding LacI family DNA-binding transcriptional regulator → MTAAANQSGRRATTSRRLERAGIRDVAAAAGVSITTVSDALNGKGRLPDETRSRVREVAERLGYRPSAAARTLRTGRSGLIGLTVTTYGEEPFTFTEFAYFAEMARAATSAALGRGYALVVLPASSRHDVWSNVALDGTVVIDPADQDPLVSELYRSGVPVVSDGKPGNCPVTAWVDNDHEAAVLEILDHLSEAGARRIGLLTGTSTDTYTRLSTEAYLAWCAHVGQEPVYEAYPAHDPAAGAVAADRLLARPDRPDAVYGLFDPNGTDLLAAARRYGLRVPDDLLLVCCSESDVYAGTEPPITTLSLKPRRIGTTVVNLLIDAIEGVDSGTGVDVSRLFQPRYRTAGSGPPPGTLMPTELIVRASSQRRSPRTTISAPRAPGEV